A stretch of the Neofelis nebulosa isolate mNeoNeb1 chromosome 1, mNeoNeb1.pri, whole genome shotgun sequence genome encodes the following:
- the GJB2 gene encoding gap junction beta-2 protein, whose product MDWSTLQTILGGVNKHSTSIGKIWLTVLFIFRIMILVVAAKEVWGDEQADFVCNTLQPGCKNVCYDHYFPISHIRLWALQLIFVSTPALLVAMHVAYRRHEKKRKFIKGEIKNEFKDIEEIKSQKVRIEGSLWWTYTSSIFFRVIFEAVFMYVFYIMYDGFSMQRLVKCNAWPCPNTVDCFVSRPTEKTVFTVFMIAVSGICILLNVTELCYLLIRYCSGKSKKPV is encoded by the coding sequence ATGGATTGGAGCACGCTGCAGACCATTCTGGGGGGCGTCAACAAACACTCCACCAGTATTGGGAAAATCTGGCTCACCGTCCTCTTCATTTTCCGCATTATGATCCTTGTCGTAGCCGCGAAGGAAGTGTGGGGAGATGAGCAAGCCGATTTCGTCTGCAACACTCTGCAGCCTGGGTGCAAAAATGTGTGCTACGATCACTATTTCCCCATCTCTCACATCCGACTCTGGGCTCTCCAGCTGATCTTCGTGTCCACGCCGGCTCTCCTGGTGGCCATGCATGTTGCATACCGGAGACACGAGAAGAAAAGGAAGTTCATTAAGGGGGAGATAAAGAACGAATTTAAGGACATTGAAGAGATCAAAAGCCAGAAGGTCCGGATCGAGGGGTCCCTGTGGTGGACCTACACCAGCAGCATCTTCTTCCGCGTCATCTTTGAAGCGGTCTTCATGTACGTCTTCTACATCATGTACGACGGGTTCTCCATGCAGCGCTTGGTGAAGTGCAACGCGTGGCCTTGTCCCAATACAGTGGACTGCTTTGTTTCCAGGCCCACGGAAAAGACCGTCTTTACGGTTTTCATGATCGCGGTGTCTGGAATTTGCATACTGCTAAATGTCACCGAATTGTGTTATTTGCTAATTAGATATTGTTCTGGAAAGTCCAAAAAACCAGTTTAA